In the Parashewanella tropica genome, TCTTAATAAAAATAAAGAGAAAAATAATGATATACACCACCACAGAAACCGTTCCTAATCACCAAGTCACTGAAGTACTTTCTGTCATCACTGGTAATGTTGTCCAGACTAAGCACATTGGCCGTGACATTATGGCAGGCTTGAAGAGCTTAGTCGGTGGAGAAATCCGCGGTTATACGGAAATGCTCACTGAGGCAAGAAACATTGCCGTTGAAAGGCTAGTAGAACAAGCTCAAGCTAAAGGGGCTGATGCAATAATCGGGATCCGTTTCACCACTAGCTCAGTAATGGACGGCTCAATTGAGCTTATGGTATTTGGTACTGCGGTAAAACTAAAGCCTGTCTAATAGAACCTCAGCAATGCTAGTTGTTAGTATAATAAATACGGCACAATTCAATAACTTGTGTCGTTAATTTCATCCCCACTTAAACAATTCCAGATACTTCACCGAATCTGAAACCCATTTTATTCCGCTCCCAAAGTTTAATTTTAAATGAAAATAACTTTATGAATCTTGAAGAACCCTAGTTCTGGGTTATGTTTTGTTTATCATTTACTTATATGTTTTTCATTATGGCCACTTCAAATTTTTCAAACGTTAGAGTTGATGCTCTTTATTTCGATACCGTAGATACTTTAGCCCCTAAGTGGAAACAGTTCGCAACAGATTTAAGCATATCTCCAGAACAAATTAATATGCTAGAAAAGGCAACTTTCGTTTCAAATAGTACAAAATTTCATTGGGTTTTAAGTACTTGGGAAAGCTCTGGCTGTAATCTTGAACAGTTTCACTCTGCCACAAAAAACCAGTCTAAATCATTGGGAAAACAACTGACTCCTAAAGCTTTTAAAGCAAAATATATGACTGAAGCAAAACCCACCAAACAATCTTCGTATTTAGAGGATTTGACAGTGATACCTACATTACAGGAATACGATGAATTATCGCAATGGCAAACAGAAAAACAATCACAAGAAGTTCTACAAGAAGAGTTAAGTACTCTACAAAGTCATGTTAAGACTCTCAATCAAGAGCAACAAAGATCTCAGCAGTTAAAACAGCAATTAGAAACTCAACTGGCAAAATCTCAGGCAACTGTACAGCGATTGGAAGCCGAGCTAAAAAAATCTGTAGACACTGCAAGTACCTTAAAAGCTGAATTAACTGAAAAAGAACAGAAACTACAATCTGCTTATGAAGTGAACCTCAGGCTTGAAAAAGAAAACAAAGAAAAAGTGGCTCAACTTGCAGAGAGAGATCAGAAAGTAACTGACTTGAGTGTGCAAAATCAGCAATTAAGACAGCAAGTTGCAGAGTCGGAATGTCCAACTAAAAGTACACAACAAGAATCTTCTTCGGATGAATTTGACTTTGTCGCTTTAAACTATGCCAGTTTAATAGATGAACTACGAAAAGTTCTGCCTGAACAAGCTGAACAAATAATACAAGCTGCAGCTAATGCTGTTGAGGAAAAAGAAAAAGCTAAAGCACAAAATGTAGAACTGACGCTAGAGTCTCAAGCAAGCCCGTCAGCTCCACTTCCACCCGAAAAAATGCCTACAACTCTAGCTCCTCAGCCACCTACAGCCCCTGGCTATGAAGCGACCAATTACAGTGGTCCACGTTTTGATGGCTCCTTAGCAAGGGTGGCAGTAAATTCGCTGACTGAGTTTGAAGTACAGGAAATTGGTTATGAATTTTCAGCTCATTGGCATGCGGTTGGCACATATTTCGGTTTAGAAGATAACTTTCTTAAAATAACCAAAATGAAAAACGGCAACCAGCCTCAACCTGAAGATCAATGCATGTATGATGTACTTTTACAAATAAGAAAAGACGGCTATAGATCAAAAATGACTATCGAGCAGCTCACCAAGAAAATGACCGTATGCTTAGAACGAGCTAGGGTATCAGGAAATATCATAGAATCAATGCAGAAATATTATCACGAGCTTGCAGTTAAATATGCACGATAAAAGTGGAAGTAACAAAAAAGCTGCACAAGTTGCAGCTTTTTTTGTATCTATCGTAAAACGATTATTTTTTCGGCACTTTAGCTTTAGCTTCTACCTGCCAACTTCCATCAATATACTTGGCGATAAAGCCACTGGCTTTTCCGTCATCACGCTCACCAACCACATACTGCTCTTTAGTCTTACGGCTGAACTTAACTACGGTTTTGTTACCTAAATCATCTTGCACGGGTGCATCAGCTAGGAAACTGTATTTAGGCCAAATTTGCTCTTTGATTTCCACTAACTCAGACACTAATGGCGCACGAGTTTCCCTTGAACGAGGGAAGTTACTTGCCGCCAAGAAAATCCCAGCTGCGCCATCACGCAACACGAAGTGAGCATCAGACTTAGTACAAGGCAGATGCGGCATTTGGATTGGATCTTCTTTTGGTGGCGCCACTTCACCATTTTTAAGTAGCTTACGCGTATTTTTACAGGCTTCAGAAGTACAACCAAAGTATTTACCAAAGCGACCGTTTTTCAGCTCCATGTCCTGACCACAGCGATCACACTCGATAATTGGACCATCATAACCTTTAAGTTTAAATTCGCCCTTTTCTACCGCGTAGCCTTCACAAGTTGGGTTTTGACCACAGACGTGCAATTTACGCCCTTCATCAATCAAGTAGCTATCCATTGCAGTGCCACAAATCTTACAACGATGCATTGCACGTAACGCTTCAACCTCAGCGGTTTCATCATTACTGCTAATGGCCTCTTCGCCCGGTGTCAGGTTCATCGTTGTCTTACAGCGTTCTTTAGGTGGTAGTGCATAACCAGAACAGCCCAAGAAAACACCTGTAGTACCTGTACGAATCCCCATTGGGCGTTCGCAGGTCGGACATTCGATGTCAGTAAGAACCATATGGTTGGGCTTCATTCCGCCCTCTTCTGGTTCTTTTTCTGCATCTTCAATTTTGCCAGTAAAGTCTTTATAGAAACCGTCTAAAACTGACTTCCACTCTAACTCACCGTGAGCCACATCATCGAGCGTTTGCTCCATGCCTGCGGTAAAGTCGTAACTCATTAAATCAGGGAAACTGCCTAGCAAACGTTCGCTAACAATCTCACCCATTTTTTCAGCGTAGAAACGGCGGTTTTCAACCTTCACATAACCGCGATCTTGAATGGTAGAAATAATTGTCGCGTAGGTTGATGGTCGACCAATCCCACGCTTTTCAAGTTCTTTAACCAATGACGCTTCACTGAAACGCGCAGGCGGCTTAGTAAAGTGCTGATTCGGCTCTATGCTCTTAAGAGAAAGTGCATCGCCAACTGCAAGCATTGGCAGATCATTTTCTTCTTCGTTTTTCTTCTTAAGCGCTGGCTGAACACGTGTCCAACCGTCAAATTTTAATGTGCGACCCGTGGCTTTTAACTCGTAATCACCCGCTTGAACTTTAATTTTGGTTGCATCGTATTGCGCGTTAGTCATCTGACACGCCACAAACTGACGCCAAATTAATTCATAAAGGCGCTGAGCATCACGCTCCATATCATTTAGGAATGCAGCTTCAACGGATACATTTGAAGGGCGAATCGCTTCGTGAGCCTCTTGTGCGCCTTGCTTGCTTCCATAACGAATTGGCTGAGCAGGTAAATATGCATCACCGTATTCTTTGGCAATCATTTCACGAACACTATCCACCGCCTCTTTGCTCAAATTGGTAGAATCGGTACGCATATAAGTGATGTGGCCCGCTTCATATAGACGCTGAGCCATCATCATAGTTTTCTTAACCCCAAAACCTAAGCGAGTACTTGCTGCTTGCTGTAGGGTTGAAGTGATATAAGGTGCAGAAGGTTTGCTTTGAGTGCCTTTAACATCACGAGTACTGACAGAGATATTTGAAGCAGCTTGAACCGCATCGACGGCTACTTGAGCTTGAGCTTCGTTCTTAGGCTTAAAAGATTCGCCAAGATGTTTGGCCACCTCAAGCTTAAAGGTTTCACCACCAGCGGTATTTAGCTTTGCAAAAACGTCCCAATATTCTTCAGGAACGAAAGCTTTAATTTCGGTTTCTCTGTCAACCACAAGGCGAACAGCTACTGACTGAACACGACCAGCAGATAAGCCTCTTGCCACTTTTTTCCAAAGCAGTGGCGACACCATAAAGCCAACCACACGGTCGAGGAAACGGCGAGCTTGCTGAGCATTCACCATATTGGTATCAAGCTCTGATGGCTTACTAAAGGCATCTTGAATGGCAGACTTAGTGATTTCGTTAAACACAACACGCTGATAGCGGGATTCATCACCACCGATGATTTGCTGTAAGTGCCATGCGATGGCTTCCCCTTCTCTATCCAAATCCGTTGCGAGATAAACGCAATCGGCTTTTTCAGCTAAGGTTTGCAATTCGTGGACGACTTTTTCTTTACCTTGAAGGATTTGATAATTCGCTTTCCAGCCATTTTCAGGGTCAACCCCCATTCTGGCTACTAATGCTTTTTTATCTTTTTGCTTTTTATATTTGGCTTTTTCTTCTGGGGACATCTTTCGGACTTCTGCTGCGGTTTTAGTTGCAGTCGTCGATTTAGCAGATGAAGAGGTCGGCAGATCACGAATATGACCCACACTGGATTTGACCACAAAGTCTTTACCAAGATACTTATTAATCGTCTTGGCTTTAGCCGGTGATTCGACAATAACTAGCGATTTTCCCATAATATGATTTACGCCAAAAATGCAGGTGAAGATAAAATTGGCTTCATATATAGAGGGTTATGCAATCAGTTTCAAGCAGATTCCACACATATATATGTTACCAACTCACTTTTTACTCGATTGTTGTTTATTTGTGAAAACAATCGTGCAGTGTTTGAACGGTCACTTTATTCCGTTTCTTTTTTCATTAATATCCTAATTTTTCCTGAATGACAAATACTCAAAACAAATTGCGGCATATTTAAAACAGCAAACCTTTTACGATTTAATGAACATTATCAAGTCAAATAATCATATTTATAAACTGTAATTTCTTAGGATTTAGTTGGTTCAACCGTCCAAAAACCAAAAGAGAAAAACGTGATATAGATTGGTATAATGCCTCGCAAAACGATATCAAACATAGGTGTAAAATGAGCGATAGCTGGAAAAAACTACAACAAAAACTTGAGCACTGTTTATGTCCTGCTGGTAATGGCGTGTTTACTGTAAACACAGCCAAAGAGCGTAAAGAAGTGCTCCATAACGCTCTGTACGGCGAAAATTCGGATATTGAATCTCAGTGGAAGCAAATCCTTTCTACTCTGCCAGAATCGAATTCTAAAGCGGTTATGCTAGGCATTGCATCCGACTGCGGTGGCGGTATTCTTCGTGGTGCAAACTGGGGTCCATTATTCCTCAGAAATACGTTGTTAAAGAATCACTCTGAATTATCACACTTTGATATGGGTGATGTGCGCGTTATTCCACACCTTCTGCACGACAAATACTTAAATGACCCGACTATTTCGAATTGTCGTAAAGCGTTATATCAAGACGAGCAGTCTGAATACCCTATCAGTCCATTGAGTATCACTGAAAACGTACTGCATGATTTTTATGCGGAGTTTCCTGAAAAAGGCATTTTCGGTATTGGTGGGGATCACTCGAACAGTTATCCGCTTACTAAAGCCTATTTACAGGCGAAAAAGAAACAAGGTAAGCGTGCGGCTATCATTCATTTTGATGCTCATACCGACTTGTTAGTTGAGCGTCTCGGTATCGATTTGTGTTTTGGTTCTTGGTGTACTCATATTCTTGATGATCTTCACGATAACTCTCACCTAGTACAAATTGGTATTCGCTCAAGTGGCAAGCCTAAATCTCATTGGGAAGGCACCTTCGGTGTCAAACAACATTGGGCACATGAAGTTCGCGAGCAAGGTGCAGAAGCCGTTCTTGAAACCATTCTTGCTCACTTAAAAGAACAAAATATTGATGAGCTTTATGTAAGTTTTGATATTGATGCGATTGATGATGAGTTTGCATCGGCTACAGGCACGCCTGAGCCAGACGGATTGTTCCCAGAAGAAGCGTTATTGATCATTAAAGAGCTTGCCACAGTTTACCCTGTCACTGGTGCAGATATGATGGAAATCGCCCCATTTACTGACAGTTCTGGTCGTGGCGTTTCTGCATCGGAAAAGACGTTAGAAGTCGGTGGTGAAATTTCGGCTTTGTTGATTGAAGAGATGAGTAAGTAGTTTACCTTTTAATTGACAAAAAAGGCGCTAATTCAGCGCCTTTTTTTCTAACAGCATAAAAGTCTATCCGTTATCTCTAACCTGGAGAGTTGCAATTGTTGGAGACCCTTTTGGTGTTTTAACCGTAATCGATAATTGACCTACCGTTTTTTGGTTACCAGAAGACTCAAGACCAACAGTAAACGAATACAACAATGGTCGATTAGAAATATTGTTGCCAACTACAAATTCCCTAGCTCCACTAATCTCTCCGTTATCAGTTTGTGCAGTGACAGTTGTGCCCATTGGCAATGTATTGTTGTTTTGATCCGATACAAATACATAGACAGTATGAGGTCGTGGATTTGCTACTAAGTCAATGTTAGTGGCTGGCGTTATATTATCGCCATCAATGTTCACCAAGCGAACCATTGACTGACTACCAGACATCACAATCACCATATTTCGATATACATTTAATTGTGATTGAAGGTTGTCTACGCCTGTTTGTGAACAAGCATCTTGAGAACCTGCAGCACATAAAAGCCCTGTATATTTGCCATCACCAGCATCACGGGTTTCATTAGTATTGTAATCGATAAACTCTTCTTTTACTGCACCTGCAGGTAATGGAGAACCTCTGTAGAGTCCATCTTCATTGTGGTCAGTAAAGGCTTCACCTATATCTGAAAATGGTTCACCGCTGTTGTATAAGCCATTACCATTAAGATCTACGAAGCTTTCTTCTCCAATTGCCCAAGCCGTAATAGTGGCACGCCCAGGTCTTGGTTCCGCAATCACAGAGTTAGTTCCGTTAACATAGCCAGTCATTGTAGTGCCGTGACATGGTGGAATAGTGCTGCCATTAAAACTACTTGGACAAACTACTGCCGTGGTTTCAAAAGGTCTTGGATTTGTACTTTCCCACTTTAATTCACAAGTACCATTGGGCGAATCATCTTCATTGGACCCTGTTGCACAAGAAGAGGCAATAGTTCCCCCTTCAGATCTGAAATTAATCTTAGTACCTGAAGGTACTGGATTATTGAAGTGATCTGCAGAGCGAACTGTAACAGTGACCTCTTCACCGTCGATACTCCAAGCTTCTGGATTTAATACATCTCCAGCCAATGAAAAACTATCATTGTCAGCAAGCCCCGTTGAAACGCTTAACTCATCAGAAATGTTTGAAATGACCGTATCGAGTCCTTGCCCGTTACTACCACTCCATTGCGCGTATACTTTTACAGGCGTTGGAACTGAACCAGACTTAACGGTCACTGACACTTCACCGTCACCATTTGTAAATGCTGTCGCGTATTTATTTGGTAACGTAGGATCTGCTGGTGCATCAGGTAAATTAGAACACTCATCATAATGAGCCGCTAATGGTTGTGGACTTAAAGTCATCCCACCTAAAGCGGTACTCAATTCAAAACAAACCAATTCTTGAGTCGCTGGTTGCCCTGCTTCATCAACTAATTTAAAGGTAACTACAGATGTTTCACTACGGCTACCAGCACCCTGAATACCACCACTGCTTTTTATGGCTAGTTGTTTAGGGGTAGCTGAAACATATTGGATAGAGCCAACTTTTCTTGACTCAGTTGTTAATGATAATGGTTCAGATGAAATACTCGCACCTTGGATTGATGCGGTAATGATATCCTCACCATCACAACCAGTGCTGGTATAAGTGGTAAACGCACGACCAGCATTCGTTACTACAGGAGAATCAATGGTCGCTTTTTCTGCTGTTTTACAAGACGAGTTGAGTTCTACTGAATATGGTTGATCTGTTGCCACAGTTCCATCGATATTCTCTACGAGTACCGCAAGTACTGTAGATGAACCTGCTGGTAAGCTTCCTGAGCCTTGATGACGAGTCAACCTGAGTCTGATATCAGAACGCCCAACCTCGAAAGCTTTGCTAGAGGAAATATCTTTAACCGTAACTGTTAACTCACCGGCTCCAACTTTTTCACCAGAAAGTAAATCTAAAATTGCCTTACCATCATCGTTAGTAAGTGCAGTCCCTGTTTCTGGGCTTATGGTTCCTAATGTCGATGTACCAGAAACAAGCACTTGTTTAATAGGCTGATTACTTCCTGAATGTCGAACTGTAACTCCAACAATTGCAGGTTCTTTGTTCGTCACGTTATTGGTTTCAGTACAAACTTCAAAGTTCTTAATACTTCTATCCCAAGCAGAAACACCGTTACAGTTATACAGTTTAAAGCTAACCACTGGTCTTGCAGCGATTGGATCTATGTCATCACCTGCAGTAGTAAAACCAACCAGAACACTGCTATCACCATAAGTTGCAGTAATTTCACCAGCACCTTCAATGCTACCTGCAGTTATTGTTATAGATGCACGACCATTTGCATCGGTTAAGGCGGTTGCTCTGTTTGGAATAAAGTCACCTAACGTAGAAGAAAAACTGACCACTTTACCTACTAATGGCTGAGAGTTTTCATCCGTAAGATTAACGATGACTTTACCGGGCTGTGCTTCAGAAATGTGGCTTGTTTGCTGGTCTGTATTATTGTTCACAAGCCCTATAGATAGCTTGTTGGTATTTCCATCATTTTTCGGTGCATCACCCGCAACTTGGTAATTAAATTGCTCTGCTTTTTCCTTTGTGTCTAACAGGTATTTGGCTGTAATTGTCCCCGCACCAGCCTGAGTTCCAGTTAAAAGAGTGATAATAGCTTTGCCATCACCATTTGTTAATGCAGTCCCTGTAGACGGGTTAATATTCCCTTCTCCATCTAACTCAAACTTAATAATTTCGTTTGAAATTGGCTCATTATTTTTTTGAAGGGTAGCAACGACTCTCCCAGGTTTATCGAGAGAGATATTACGTAATTCATCACCTTGATTATCTTGAACTTGAAGCTCTAAAGAGAAAAGCGAAATCAGGTGTACCATCGAAAAGTTTTTGGTTACCGTTTTTGTTTCTGTTCCATCAACAATAGAAGCGGTTACTTGGCCATCCCCTTCCAGAGTTTTCGCCGCAAGTTGAACTATCGCTACACCCTGTTCATTGGTTCTTTTCTTTCCTGTTTCATTATTAAGGAAAGTTCCAATCTCAGATGGCTCTAGGGAGAATGAAACAAGCTCATCCTTAACAAGATTGCCGGATGAGTCTTTAACCGTGACAGTCAATGTTGCAGGAGTGTCTTTGGTTATATCCTGATTTGAAATATCCAGCGTAATTGTTTTGACAGGTGGTGGAGTGCCACCACCACTGCCTCCCCCATTTCCTGGCTCATCTTTTATATCTCCCCCGCCACCACAGGCGAAAAGAAGAAATGAACTTAATAATGTAATTATTAATTTGTAACCTGACTTCATGTCAGACTCCCTGTCAATGTATTATTGTAAAGTCTATTGATTTTTTGTGATCAGATTGAAAACCAAAATCAACCTTTAGAGTACATTTTTCAACAAAAAATACCACCTTTTGTGTTGAGTATTTTTTAGACGTAGATTTCAATTTTATAAGTTTCTTGATAGCATCTCTCGCAATAACTTCGATGCCTTAACAAATTTTTAAAATAAGGGGCTGAATTTTGAGTCAATCAAAAAAACTTGGACTTACGTCTAAAATCTTAATCGGTATGGTGCTTGGTTTTCTAATCGGCTTTGCGTTGCGAACGGCCTTCCCTGAAAGCCAATGGGTAACCGATTATTTATCAAACGGATTATTTCACGTCATAGGCGCCATTTTTGTCAGTGCGCTGAAAATGCTTGTTGTTCCTCTTGTTTTAGTTTCACTGGTTTGTGGTACTTGCTCGTTAAGCGATCCTAGTAGCTTGGGGCGCTTAGGCGGAAAAACCATTGCGTTTTATCTGACAACAACCGCGATTGCGATCTCATTAGCCATCTTTGCTGCGGTAATGATTCACCCTGGCAATGCATCTTTAGCCAGCGAACATATGGAGTTTGCGGCTAAAACGGCACCAAGCTTGAGCCAAGTACTAATTGATATGGTTCCAACCAACCCAATTAAGGCGATGACCGAAGGCAAGATGCTGCAGATCATTATCTTTGCCGTAGTAGTTGGTTTTGCAATCTCTCACTTAGGCGAGCGTGGAAAACGTGTTGCAGCGTTATTTGAAGATCTCAATGAAGTGATCATGAAAGTGGTAACCTTAGTGATGCAGTTAGCGCCGTATGGTGTTTTCGCATTGATAGCGAAATTAGCGCTCACAGTTGATGCAAGTGCTTTCAAATCAGTGCTGATGTATTTCCTCGTCGTTTTAGGTGCGTTAATCGTACATGGATTAATTGTGTACCCTACTCTGCTAAAGCTGCTTTCAGGGCTAAACCCAATTATCTTCCTGAGAAAACTTCGCGACGTTCAATTATTTGCGTTCAGTACAGCAAGTTCTAATGCAACCTTACCTGTAACGGTCGAAACAGCTGAACACCGCATGGGTGTGAGCAACAAAATTGCTTCTTTTACATTGCCGCTTGGAGCCACCATCAATATGGATGGAACGGCAATCATGCAAGGCGTTGCGACGGTATTTATCGCTCAAGTGTTTGGTATTGATTTAACGCTTACTGACTACCTAACGGTTATTTTAACTGCGACTCTTGCCTCAATTGGTACAGCAGGTGTTCCGGGAGTAGGTTTGATCATGTTAGCAATGGTACTTAACCAAGTAGGTCTTCCTGTTGAAGGTATTGCGTTAATTATTGGTGTAGACCGTTTACTCGATATGGTTCGAACTGCGGTTAATGTAACGGGTGATAGTGTTGTTACCTTGATTGTTGCGAAATCCGAAGGCGAGTTTGACTCAGAAACCTTCCATAACCCTGAAGCAGGCAAGCTGAAAGGCAACCTGACTGACCAAGTTAATTCGTAACACATGTTGTCTGAGTGGAAAATGTTTTTCCACTCAGACAAACTTCCCTTTTCGTCATCTTGCTTCCCTAACAGCTTTTCTTAATCAGACTGGTTTGCTAACTGATTACTTATGTACCAATCTTAATTTTATCAATTCCCCAACCACCACAAACTTCAAATGACATTAAAGTCTTGGGCAATTATTAGTGCACCAATATTTTCTATCTCATGTTATTTTTTGTTAACCACTCTCGGGTTACAGCACCAAGCGACTATTGTCGCCTCGATAACGTTTCTTACCTTAATACTATGGATGACTAACGCGCTTCCTATCCCAATAACAGCACTTATTCCACTTGTTTTATTTCCCACTTTTGACGTTATGGACCACCAACAAGCTGCAAGTTTCCTAGGAAATGACATTGTATTGTTATTAATGGCTGCATTTATGCTTTCAAAGTCACTAGAGAAGAGTGGTGTTCATGAAAAAATGGCTTTTTTCATTCTTAAACTAATAAATCCCAATAATTTCAGAGGGCTGGTTCTTGGGTTTATGTCAGCAACGGCATTTTTAAGTTTATGGGTTTCAAATACCGCGGCGACCTTGGTTATGCTTCCTGTTACTTTAGCTATTTTAAATACCTTAAATAACAAAAAATGCGACTCTGTATTACTCATCGCTATTGCTTATGCTGCAAGCATTGGTGGCATTGGAACCATCTTAGGTTCGCCAACAAATATCATCTTCGATGGAATGTTCAGGCAGCAAACGGGCAATGAATTTGATTTCTTCGATTGGCTAAAAATGGGGTTGCCAATTGTTCTTATCGCACTTCCCATAGGAGCATATTGGTTAACTAAAACAATAAATGATGAAATCCGATTGAACATGATTAAACCAATGAATTGGAGCAAAGCAGAAAAACGTACTCTATTGATATTCAGTATTACCATTATTGCTTGGATAACAACTCATACACCTTTTGGTGGCTGGAGCCATTGGCTTAAGTTACCAAACATAGGAGAAAGCTCAGTTTTGTTAGTCGCTGTCATCGCAATGTTTGTAATTTCTGATGGTAAAAATGGCAAACTCATGAACTGGAAAACAGCAAAAGATATCCCTTGGGATGTCTTATTACTCATCGCTAGCGGCCTTTGCATTGCTTATGCCTTTCATACTTCAGGGCTTAGTCACTCTTTAGCGTTATGGTTACACTCTCTAACACATCTAAACCCATTGGTTATGATTTTAATTATCTGTCTGGCCGTTACTCTTTTCACTGAAGTTGCCAGTAATACAGCTACAGCAACTCTTCTCATGCCAGTAATGGCCTCTGCTGCAATCGCAACTGAAAGTAATCCAGAGCTATTGATGGCGCCAGCTGCTATGGCAGCGAGTACGGCT is a window encoding:
- a CDS encoding arginase family protein gives rise to the protein MSDSWKKLQQKLEHCLCPAGNGVFTVNTAKERKEVLHNALYGENSDIESQWKQILSTLPESNSKAVMLGIASDCGGGILRGANWGPLFLRNTLLKNHSELSHFDMGDVRVIPHLLHDKYLNDPTISNCRKALYQDEQSEYPISPLSITENVLHDFYAEFPEKGIFGIGGDHSNSYPLTKAYLQAKKKQGKRAAIIHFDAHTDLLVERLGIDLCFGSWCTHILDDLHDNSHLVQIGIRSSGKPKSHWEGTFGVKQHWAHEVREQGAEAVLETILAHLKEQNIDELYVSFDIDAIDDEFASATGTPEPDGLFPEEALLIIKELATVYPVTGADMMEIAPFTDSSGRGVSASEKTLEVGGEISALLIEEMSK
- a CDS encoding SLC13 family permease, whose protein sequence is MTLKSWAIISAPIFSISCYFLLTTLGLQHQATIVASITFLTLILWMTNALPIPITALIPLVLFPTFDVMDHQQAASFLGNDIVLLLMAAFMLSKSLEKSGVHEKMAFFILKLINPNNFRGLVLGFMSATAFLSLWVSNTAATLVMLPVTLAILNTLNNKKCDSVLLIAIAYAASIGGIGTILGSPTNIIFDGMFRQQTGNEFDFFDWLKMGLPIVLIALPIGAYWLTKTINDEIRLNMIKPMNWSKAEKRTLLIFSITIIAWITTHTPFGGWSHWLKLPNIGESSVLLVAVIAMFVISDGKNGKLMNWKTAKDIPWDVLLLIASGLCIAYAFHTSGLSHSLALWLHSLTHLNPLVMILIICLAVTLFTEVASNTATATLLMPVMASAAIATESNPELLMAPAAMAASTAFMLPVGTPPNAIVFGSGRVKMKDMIKNGVMFSLLLSVLITLFCFILI
- the topA gene encoding type I DNA topoisomerase → MGKSLVIVESPAKAKTINKYLGKDFVVKSSVGHIRDLPTSSSAKSTTATKTAAEVRKMSPEEKAKYKKQKDKKALVARMGVDPENGWKANYQILQGKEKVVHELQTLAEKADCVYLATDLDREGEAIAWHLQQIIGGDESRYQRVVFNEITKSAIQDAFSKPSELDTNMVNAQQARRFLDRVVGFMVSPLLWKKVARGLSAGRVQSVAVRLVVDRETEIKAFVPEEYWDVFAKLNTAGGETFKLEVAKHLGESFKPKNEAQAQVAVDAVQAASNISVSTRDVKGTQSKPSAPYITSTLQQAASTRLGFGVKKTMMMAQRLYEAGHITYMRTDSTNLSKEAVDSVREMIAKEYGDAYLPAQPIRYGSKQGAQEAHEAIRPSNVSVEAAFLNDMERDAQRLYELIWRQFVACQMTNAQYDATKIKVQAGDYELKATGRTLKFDGWTRVQPALKKKNEEENDLPMLAVGDALSLKSIEPNQHFTKPPARFSEASLVKELEKRGIGRPSTYATIISTIQDRGYVKVENRRFYAEKMGEIVSERLLGSFPDLMSYDFTAGMEQTLDDVAHGELEWKSVLDGFYKDFTGKIEDAEKEPEEGGMKPNHMVLTDIECPTCERPMGIRTGTTGVFLGCSGYALPPKERCKTTMNLTPGEEAISSNDETAEVEALRAMHRCKICGTAMDSYLIDEGRKLHVCGQNPTCEGYAVEKGEFKLKGYDGPIIECDRCGQDMELKNGRFGKYFGCTSEACKNTRKLLKNGEVAPPKEDPIQMPHLPCTKSDAHFVLRDGAAGIFLAASNFPRSRETRAPLVSELVEIKEQIWPKYSFLADAPVQDDLGNKTVVKFSRKTKEQYVVGERDDGKASGFIAKYIDGSWQVEAKAKVPKK
- a CDS encoding invasin gives rise to the protein MKSGYKLIITLLSSFLLFACGGGGDIKDEPGNGGGSGGGTPPPVKTITLDISNQDITKDTPATLTVTVKDSSGNLVKDELVSFSLEPSEIGTFLNNETGKKRTNEQGVAIVQLAAKTLEGDGQVTASIVDGTETKTVTKNFSMVHLISLFSLELQVQDNQGDELRNISLDKPGRVVATLQKNNEPISNEIIKFELDGEGNINPSTGTALTNGDGKAIITLLTGTQAGAGTITAKYLLDTKEKAEQFNYQVAGDAPKNDGNTNKLSIGLVNNNTDQQTSHISEAQPGKVIVNLTDENSQPLVGKVVSFSSTLGDFIPNRATALTDANGRASITITAGSIEGAGEITATYGDSSVLVGFTTAGDDIDPIAARPVVSFKLYNCNGVSAWDRSIKNFEVCTETNNVTNKEPAIVGVTVRHSGSNQPIKQVLVSGTSTLGTISPETGTALTNDDGKAILDLLSGEKVGAGELTVTVKDISSSKAFEVGRSDIRLRLTRHQGSGSLPAGSSTVLAVLVENIDGTVATDQPYSVELNSSCKTAEKATIDSPVVTNAGRAFTTYTSTGCDGEDIITASIQGASISSEPLSLTTESRKVGSIQYVSATPKQLAIKSSGGIQGAGSRSETSVVTFKLVDEAGQPATQELVCFELSTALGGMTLSPQPLAAHYDECSNLPDAPADPTLPNKYATAFTNGDGEVSVTVKSGSVPTPVKVYAQWSGSNGQGLDTVISNISDELSVSTGLADNDSFSLAGDVLNPEAWSIDGEEVTVTVRSADHFNNPVPSGTKINFRSEGGTIASSCATGSNEDDSPNGTCELKWESTNPRPFETTAVVCPSSFNGSTIPPCHGTTMTGYVNGTNSVIAEPRPGRATITAWAIGEESFVDLNGNGLYNSGEPFSDIGEAFTDHNEDGLYRGSPLPAGAVKEEFIDYNTNETRDAGDGKYTGLLCAAGSQDACSQTGVDNLQSQLNVYRNMVIVMSGSQSMVRLVNIDGDNITPATNIDLVANPRPHTVYVFVSDQNNNTLPMGTTVTAQTDNGEISGAREFVVGNNISNRPLLYSFTVGLESSGNQKTVGQLSITVKTPKGSPTIATLQVRDNG
- a CDS encoding dicarboxylate/amino acid:cation symporter, whose product is MSQSKKLGLTSKILIGMVLGFLIGFALRTAFPESQWVTDYLSNGLFHVIGAIFVSALKMLVVPLVLVSLVCGTCSLSDPSSLGRLGGKTIAFYLTTTAIAISLAIFAAVMIHPGNASLASEHMEFAAKTAPSLSQVLIDMVPTNPIKAMTEGKMLQIIIFAVVVGFAISHLGERGKRVAALFEDLNEVIMKVVTLVMQLAPYGVFALIAKLALTVDASAFKSVLMYFLVVLGALIVHGLIVYPTLLKLLSGLNPIIFLRKLRDVQLFAFSTASSNATLPVTVETAEHRMGVSNKIASFTLPLGATINMDGTAIMQGVATVFIAQVFGIDLTLTDYLTVILTATLASIGTAGVPGVGLIMLAMVLNQVGLPVEGIALIIGVDRLLDMVRTAVNVTGDSVVTLIVAKSEGEFDSETFHNPEAGKLKGNLTDQVNS
- a CDS encoding heavy metal-binding domain-containing protein → MIYTTTETVPNHQVTEVLSVITGNVVQTKHIGRDIMAGLKSLVGGEIRGYTEMLTEARNIAVERLVEQAQAKGADAIIGIRFTTSSVMDGSIELMVFGTAVKLKPV